The Spirochaetota bacterium genome segment CAGCATTTTACAGTTTGGGGCATGGAGGCAATGATGCTCAGAAAACGATGGGTATAATTGGTGGTTTGTTATTCAGCAATGGTTTGATACATATTGCACAGGGTCAAAGATTTCAGGATGCTATACCATTCTGGGTAGTCATTTCTTGTCAGGCTGCAATTGCATTAGGTACCATGTTTGGGGGATGGCGCATTGTGAAGACTATGGGACAGCGTGTAGTCAAATTAAGGCCCGTTGATGGGTTTTGTGCTGAATTTGGCGCTGCGTTTAATCTGTTTGTTATAACTTCATACTTTGGGATACCGGTGAGTACAACCCACACTATAACGGGCGCTATAATGGGAGTAGGTACATTAAAACGTTTCACGGCAGTACGATGGGGTATTGCAGGCCAGATAATATGGGCATGGATACTAACAATACCACTGGCAGCAGTAATATCTGCATTAACATATGTAATTGCTGTACAATTAATGTGATAGAAATATAATTACAATCGTGTAATGTCACTTTTTGGATACATCAGGTCAATGATATCTTTATATTTTTCATGTATCTGGCTTCGTCTAAATTTAAAAGTAGGAGTCAGTTCTCCGCTTTTTACTGAAAAGTCATGCGAAAGTAGTGTAAATTTTTTTATTTGTTCATACGGTGGTAATGCCTGACAGATTTCATTTATCCTGGTTTTATATAATGTTTGAACCTGTGGATGGGATACCAGTTCTTCGTCAGTTTTGTAAGTAATACCATGTTCCCGTGCATACTGTCGTAAAAGGTGAAAATTGGGAACAATAAGTGCCGACAGGTATTTTCTTCTGTCACCTACCACGCAAATATAATTTATCAATGGTTCTGATTCAAATTTTTTTTCAATATTCAATGGAACAATATTTTTACCCTGTGAAGTAATAATAATATCTTTCAACCTGCCGGTTATTCGTAAATAGCCATCTTCATCTATAATACCTATGTCTCCCGATCTAAAATAACCATCAGGTGTAAAAATTTCTGCTTTTTCTTCTGGAGTCATTTTGTTATAGCCCTTGAAAACCATAGGACCTTTAATAAGAATCTCACCCTCATCAGAAATTTTAATCTCTGCTCCAGGGATAGGGCAGCCAACGGTTCCAGGTTTATTTTTTTCAATGCGATTTATTGTCACAACAGGTGATGTCTCGGTTAAACCATACCCTTCAATGATTGGCAATCCAATGCCACCAAAAAAGTAAGCTACATCCAGCGGTAATGGGGCACCACCAGAAAAAAGGAGTCTGACCTGTTGCATGTGCATCATTTTACGGATACTTCGTTTAATAGGCGATAGTATTTTGTTTATTATGTCAGCACCCTTAGGAATTATATTGCCAGAAGATTTTGCTATATAGCATTCTCTACCCACATGTATTGCTGTTATATATATGAATTTTTTTATTGGGTTAAACCGCCGAATAGTGTGAATAGTACTAATATATAATTTTTCATACATCCGGGGAACTGTTGCTATTACGTTTGGTTTTATTTCTATCATGTTGCGATATATTTCTTCGCTTTCAAATGTTGTTGATATTGCCATTGAAGCCCCGGTAAAGGCACTGGTTAAAAGGTCTGCTGAAAAGCCATATACATGGCTAAAAGGCAGATGCGCTAAACGAATGTCTTTATCAGTGAAATTAAACAATGGGACAACAACTTTCTGTGAAACAAAATTTCCATGAGTAAGTAATGCTCCTCTTGGTTCTCCAGTAGTGCCGGGTGTATAAATAAGAGCAGCATTGTCATCAGGATTTATTGCAGGTACTATCGCATTTATTTGTTCGTAGTTGGCTTTCATTTCTCCAAATTTTAATAGTTCATCAATTGTAATCAGTTGTTCATGTTTGGTATGTGAATCAAAATAAGTGATTAATCTTCTGAGTGGAGATTGTATTTTATTTAATATTGCAAATCCCTTTTGAAACTGAGCAACATCGCCAACAAAAAGTATCCTGCACCCGGAATCACGTAATATATCTTCCAACTCATCCTGTAAGATAGTAGGATAAATTGGCGTTACTATCGCACCCAAAGACATAGCGGCAAAAACAGTTGCTGCATAATACAGGTTATTTCTGCTGAATATTCCTATGATACTGCCTTTTTCAACACCATAATCTAACAGTGCAGAAGCAATGTTATATTGGATAGTTATAAATTCTTTCCCGGTTACTGGTGAAAATTTATCAGGCAAGTCTTTATTATAATTTTTTGCATAAAATACAGGTTTGCTGAGATGTTTTAAATAAGAATGAATTTCAATTGCTGCTATATTTTTATCTGTATATTCTAACTTTTTAATTGCGTCTATTAAATCCATAGTACACCCCATACAATGCATTATATCACAGCAGTGTAATGCATTCTTTGAAATTATAGTTCATCAAGAGCATATGCTAATACGCCATCTCCACCTTAAACTATTTTCAATATTTGAAAATCAATTATCATGGGGGGTGTCCAAAAGACATCTCTTTGCAATGACTTTTGCCCTCCTGTCATTGCGAGGAACGAAGTGACGAAGCAATCTTGTCTTCTGCGGCATTACGATTACTTCACTTTGACATGCTCAGTACAAGCGCTAAGCTTGCACTGACTTTGCACTCGCGTCATTGAAATACCCACTGTTTGTTTGGAACACCTTCCCAACTGAAACCTTGATATAATAATTTGAAAATAAATTGTAATGAAGCGTATAACCGATACGCTTCCCCACCTAAAACCTTGATACAATATTTGAAAATCAATTTTCATGAAGCGTATAACCGATACGCTTCCCCACCTAAAACCTCAATACAATATTTGAAATTCAAGCAATGAATAGTATATTTGTATATATAGTTTTGCGTCAACTAAATATGAAAACTTTTGTTAATTATTTCATGAATTATTTTTAATATTTAAATGAGGAAGAACTGTGAACTTTTACTGACGAAAGTAGTGAAGCTTTATAGTATTTCACAAAGGGCTTATATATTTTTTTTATTATAGAGGTATACACAGTGTATTACTTTACATTAAATGTCAAAATGTCAGAATATAAAACTCTTGACTATAATAAGGATATTTTTTTAGTGTACATGACAGGAGAAAATATATGAAAACTGCCAGCATTCCCGAACTAATTGAAGATATACGCAATGGAAAGATGATAATCCTTGTTGATAATGAAGATAGGGAAAATGAAGGTGACCTTATTGTTGCAGCCCAGTATTGTACACCTGATAAAATAAATTTCATGGCAACTCATGGCAAAGGTCTTATATGTATTGCAATGACCCAGGAAAGGTTGCAGGAACTGGGATTGCCACTGATGGTGCCCGAAAATTCTGATAAATTCTGTACTGCATTTACTGTTTCAGTTGATGCCAAAGAGGGGACTACAACCGGTATATCTGCTTATGACAGGGCTAAAACTGTACATGTATTAATTGATCCACGTACAAAACCACAGGATTTAAATAAACCAGGTCATATATTTCCTCTTGCTGCAAAAAAAGGAGGGGTACTGGTACGGGCTGGTCATACTGAAGGGTCGCTTGATTTAACCCGCCTGGCGGGCCTTTATCCTGCTGCAGTGATGTGCGAAATTTTAAATGATGATGGTACCATGGCGCGCCGCCCGGATTTAGATAAATTTGCCGAAAAACATAATCTTAAAATTGGTACGATAGAAGATTTAATTAAATTCAGGCAGCATAAAGAACGGCTAGTTCGACGGGTATCAGAAGCTCATCTGCCAACCGAATATGGTGATTTTACTATAATAGCGTATGAAACTGAAGTTGATAATGCTACACATGTTGCTTTAGTAAAAGGGGATGTTGATGGCAGAGAAAATGTACTGGTGCGTGTTCATTCAGAATGTTTAACCGGTGATGTGTTTGGTTCACATCGTTGTGATTGCGGATCACAATTACATCAGGCATTACGCATGATTGAAAAAGAAGGTTTGGGTGTATTGTTATATATGCGTCAGGAAGGGCGAGGAATAGGTTTAAGTAATAAGCTCAAGGCATATCATCTGCAGGAACAGGGGTACGATACTGTTGAGGCAAATATAAAGTTAGGCTTCCCGGCCGACTTACGTGATTACGGGATTGGTGCTCAGATACTTGTTGATTTAGGATTATCAACTATCCGTTTAATGACAAATAATCCCAAGAAGGTGATTGGTCTTGAAGGTTATGGGCTAACTATCGTAGAAAGGGTTCCAATAGAAATACAGCCAATGAAAGAAAACTATCACTATTTAAAAACAAAAAAAGATAAGATGGGTCATCTGATACTACAAGCTTCAGAGGAAAAGAAGTCTTGAAAAATGGTCAGCCACCAACAATAGTTGTTGTTGATGATGATGAGGTAATTCGCTATAGCCTCCAGAAGAAGCTTTCCCGGTTAGGCTATAATATTATCTCTTTAAGTAAAGCTGAAGATGCACTTTTTTTGCTTAAAAATGATGAGCGAGATATTGACCTGATAATAACCGATATTAAACTGAGGAAAATGGATGGCATTGAATTATTGCGTCATATAAACACAAGTGAAAATCCGGTCCCAACACTCATTATCACCGGCCAGGGTAACATTGAAGATGCTATCAAAGCGTTACGATATGGTGCAATAGATTTTATACGCAAACCGTTTGATATCAATGAGGTTGCTTCAATTGTAAGAAACATTTTACGCAGGAAACAGCAGCACAGCCTGGAAAACCGGTTAGGAGAATATATTATACATGATCAGCGAACATTGCTCATACCCGTTGATGAAACTATAGCGGATATTGTTGCATATGAATTAACCAAGCATCTACCGTATGCGGGATTTTGCAATCGTTCAACTGCTGAAAATATTTCCATGGCTCTTTTAGAAGCACTTTCCAATGCTATGTATCATGGAAATCTGGAAATACCATCTGAAGTGCGAGAGGAACAGGGCATGAAAGGATTTAATGATGAAATACAGAGGCGGTTGCAGGACCCCCAGTACAATCAAAGAAAAGTAACAATTCATTATCATTATACTGGAGAGTATGTAGAATATATTATTGAAGATGAGGGCAAAGGGTTTGACTATACCAATGTAGCTGACCCCAGGGATCCGGAAAACTTTTTAAAAAATAGTGGACGAGGCCTTTTTATTATACAGGTACACATGGATGAAGTTGCATGGGAAAAAGGTGGAAGACAGATACGAATGAAAAAATACAGGACAATACAGTGAGGAGGGAATAATGTACTATACTATACGCTGGGATGAAACAGCAGTTTCAATGTTGGATCAACGCATGTTACCGGTGCAGGAAGTATATCGGCATTATACAAACTATCATGACGTAGCTGATGCAATACGGTCAATGGTAGTCAGAGGAGCACCTGCTATTGGTATAGCAGCAGCCATGGGTATAGCACTGGCTGCTATTAAGAGTAAAATAAACAATATTAATGATTTTAAATCTGAAATGCTGCAGGTATGCCATATTTTTGCATCAACACGGCCAACTGCTGTTAATCTTTTCTGGGCAATTAACAGGATGAGGAATATAATTGAAAAAGCCGAAGACATTGATACATGTAAAAATGATCTGGTGCGTGAAGCTCAAAAAATTCACCAGGAAGATATTGAAATAAATAAAATGATTGGGGAATTTGGCCAAAAATATATTGAGGATGGCTTTACTGTAATGACCTATTGTAATGCAGGAGCACTGGCTACCGGTGGATATGGTACAGCACTGGGAGTCATTCGCAGTGCTGTTGAGCATGGAAAAAAAATAAAAGTGTATGCATGCGAAACAAGACCATACTTGCAGGGTGCACGTATCACTGCATGGGAACTTTTAAAGGATGGCATTGACACCACTCTTATCTGTGATAATATGGCTGGTCATTTCATGAAGAAAGGTGAAATACAGTGTGTCATTGTTGGGGCAGATCGGATTGCAGCAAATGGCGATACTGCAAATAAAATTGGAACATATACGATGTCTATACTGGCTAAAGCACATGGGATACCGTTTTACGTTGCAGCCCCTATATCAACACTGGATCCTGATACGCCTGATGGCAACAGCATCATCATTGAAGAACGAAATATTGATGAGGTTGCATATATACAGGGTGTGCAGATAGCTCCTGAAGGAATATTTATCAAAAATCCAGCATTTGATGTAACTCCTGCTGCAAACATTATGGCTATTATTACAGAAAAAGGTGTTATTGAAAATCCAGCTGCATCAGGGATTACACCTCTTGTAAATGTGCGATAGTTACTGGTAAAGTGGTAATAGGCTCTGACCCCTATTTTCACACCCACCCAAGTATCATGGAATACTTCTTTTTATAATATTCCTCATACTTCATGAACACAGCCACCCTCTTGGCAAAGGTTTCTCCTAACTCTAAAAAATACTCATGATGGTCTATTGGCACTCCTACATCGGCATTTTTATCTAAATATGCCTGTATGCTGCTATAGTGGTATTTTCTAGGGTCAGAGCATAGCCTTCTCCGTATGGGATTATACGCCAAATACCACAACAACCACAACAAATAGTGAAATCCATCTTTGGCAAACTGTATAATGCTATCCTTATACCGCTCATTCCAGAATGGTCCGGTTCTACCTGTCATTTTATTATAAACTTCAGCAAACCGAGCCTTGATATACTGCACAATACGGGATATGGGAGCACCATCATCTACTGTATGAATGACTAAGTGTATATGGTTGTCCATAATACAGAAGGCAATAAGCTTAAAGTGATACTTAGCCTTTGCTTTATTTAGTATTTCTACAAAGCAAGCCTTAAAATAGTCTTCCTGCAACATAGATTTCCACTCTATGCAGCGGGAAGTGATGTGATAGGTTAACCCTGGTAGCTGTACACGCAATTTCCGTGCCATAGTATTCCTCCGTGTTTTGTTATAATGGGTAAATTACGCTTCTACTGTATACAACGCTTTTGGTGGGAAAAATTAAAAGGAATTGGGAAAAATTTTGTACTTTTTGATAAAATATTTTAAAAAAATTGCAAACAATGGGGTCAGAGCATACTATCTTCATAACCCCATCACAACATCATGCAAACCCCGAAGGGTTGAATATTATTGTAAGGGGTCAGAGCCACACTCTCCCCATCTCTGCGGTCTCTGCGTGAGACCAACTGATGCATCACGCAGAGTACGCAGAGTTATTAGAGAGGTAGTGGGATTTGAGTGTCAGAGCAATGAGAGTGGGTCCTGAATCAGGTTCAGGATGACTGCACTGAATCAATCCTGAAATAAATACAGGACATGGTTCAGGATGACTTGTTGCCTATACGTCATTCCGGTCATCTCTTTTTGTCATTTCGAGCGCAGCGAGAAATCTTTGCCTCCCACTTTAAGATTTCTCAGTCACTACGTTCCTTCGAAATGACAAAGTAATACGTCATTCCGGGCTTGACCCGGAATCTCTTGTTCCAACCAATGAGATCCTGAATCAGGTTCAAGATGACTCATTGTAATTACATTATGAATCAAGTTCAGGATGACTGCACTGAATCAATCCTGAAATAAATTCAGGACATGGTTCAGGATGACACCCTGTTATTCACTAAAAAACCCCGAAGGGGTGAAATTATTGTAAGGGGTCAGAGCATTACTTAAAGCAAAGAATAATATAGATGGATAATATCTTCTCCAAATAGCAATGTTATCAAAAATCCTAATGTTAAAAATGGGGCAAACGGTATGTGCGCTTTAAGTGTTTTGCTTTTAAACACGGCATATCCAATTCCATACAATGCGCCAGTGACCAGAGCTATCTCCAGTGCTACTATCGTTTCTTGTAGACCAAGAGTAAAACCAATTGCACCGGCAAATTTTACATCACCACCGCCAAAACCACCTTTGACTAAAATAAGAGGCATAATGAAAACTGTAACCATAAGTACTAACCCCTGTATGTGTGCCAACCACTGGCTATCTAAAAAACAAACAATGATACCTGTTACAAAAATTATCCCCACCAAAAAATCGGGTATTTCCATGGTGAGAAAATCAATTATGGCAATGCATATGCTTGTTGTAATAAGGATAAATTTTACAGTAGCTATCGCTACACTAAAAAAATATATGGAGGCGATAGCTACACAGCCACAGGCGATTTCAGCTGTCATGTATAAAAAAGAAACGTGTTCCCCGCATACACTGCAGCGGCCTTTTGTGAGTAAATATCCAAAAACAGGTATTAGATACATTGGTTTGATCTTTTGCTTACAATATGGGCAATGCGATGGATAGGTGAGAGCTTGAAACGGATTTTTTGCATACGTCCCGTTAGTATAGCGAATGATGAAAGTATATAAAAAGCTTCCCCAGCTGGCACCAAAGAGAAAAGCAAATAGATAGATAATAGATTTGTCCATAGATTACATGGGTATGTAGTAGTTGACACCAAAAAGAAGAAAATCACCTTTGACTGATATGGTTTGTTTGGTAGTTCCTGCAATTTCGTCTTTAATTGGTATTGAACGTCCTTCCTGATGCATCCATTCGACTGAAAGGGTGATTTTTGATGTTATGGGTGCTTCAGCTCCCATCATGTAATGGAATCCTGGTATTGAATCAGCAAAGCGGTATTTGGCAGCTGGTGCTGTTTCTTTCCATTCAAGGTATGCATAATTATATGTTATCCCTGCGCCAAGGAAAAAGTACGTACGCTGCTTTAATGGCATGATTAAGCCAACTGTAGCGGGCAGGCCAAACTGATATGTTGAAATGGTTACTTTATTTGCATCAGCTTTGCCGCGTACACTATAGGGGCTGGTAAAATGTGTGCCAATCCTGAAAAGAAAATAATTGAACTGATAGCGCATGTTAATGCCCCATGTGAATGAATAGGGGATGCTAATCTGATCAACTGATGTAGCAGTGGTTTTTGCTACAGTATTCCATTGCATTATAGCTGGTTCAAGATGGTTAGGATCATAGGTAATACCCGCATTGAGCCCTAATGAAAATTCGCCAATTGCATAGGCACCCTGTACCATTAAAAATAAATACAACAGCATGATGCATGCTATTGATGTGATGTGATATGTTTTTTTCATTCTAATCATGGCTATATTGGTTTAAAATAATATGATATGCCTAAAAGGAAACGGTATCCTGAAAAGTCAAGGGGTGCATAATCAGTGTTGCCATCCCCTGTTTTTGAATCCTTGATTACATTTGTTGTACCACGGTAATAAGATAATGAAGTGGATATGGCAAACTTTTCATTAATAAAATATTCGCCTTCTGCGTTGATGACCAGTGGATAAGCACTTCCTTTGAATTGCCCTTTATATGATAGCGGTGCATCTGACTCAAATTTATTTTTATACCGTCCCCAGGCATATGCCAGACCACATGAAAACGTTATTTTCATATCTTTATAAAATGGTATAATGATGCCAACAGTTAGCGGTATATCAAATCCATCAAAGCTGTAATTGCATTCAAGCAATCTGTCTGTACCATCGTTATAAACGGTTTTGCCTTTGCCACCCCACACACTTTTGAAGTAATTTGCACCAATTCGTGCAGTAAAAAAATCATACATAACTATTTTAAAATTTACACCTGCGGTTGCACCTAATAATCGGTGAATGGTGGCAGTGGAAAATCCTGTTTGCGATTTATTTATACCATCAATTCCTGTCGCAGAGCCAAAAGTATTGTCCTGCTCATATGAGTAAAGATTGCCTCCTAACGAAGGGATATAACCAGCATAAAGGCTTATTGCCTGGTTAAAGGGCGAAGTTTGCGCAAAGGCTGTTACAGGAACTATCGCACATAATACTAGTATTAAAAGTTTATAAAACATAGTACATGACACCTATCATAATTCTGTGGCCACTGTAATCTATAAAAAGGTCTTTATAATTATTGGCATTATATGTTCCGGTGGTTGTAATGACTGGCTTTGAGCGGGCATCAACATACATCCATTCCATATACAGTGAAAAAGAGCTTGTCACATGCAGCTGCATGCCAGCTAAAAAGCCAGCACCAAATGCCGTTGCGTCTATATCTTCGGAAGAACCATTTGATAAAGTTACTTTGCCTGTGCCATAAAAATACGATACTCCGCCACCTAAATAAAATGCCCCCCGGTCACGCAAGGGGAATTGCAAACCAGTATAAAGGGGAAGCATGGTATATTGGACATTATATTGATTGACTCCCACAGTAGCCTGGTCTTCTAAAACTTTGCCTTTATTAATAGTAAAGGAAGCATCGCCACCGGTGCGAATAAAAAAGAAAGGTACTGATAAACGTATAGCCACACCAAAAATGGCACTATTTTGTGGTTCAGTTTGTGCAGCGGGATAAAAGGTTGTAAGATCACCTACATCATGCTGAGCGCCAACGTGAATGCCAACCCCAAAGTAACGCTGGGCAAATGCAGATGTATTTGCACCAACAATGAAAATCAGTAATGGAATATAAATAATAGCTTTTTTAAACATTCATTAACCTTCTGTATGATACTACCATCGACAATAAATACTACAACCAAAAGAAAAAATGTCAAGAGAGATTTTTTGACAGTTACATATTTTTAAATAAATCAGCAGCCTTATTTTTGCTGGATAACCGTTCATAATCGTCATAATCAACAAAAGTTAAATGCGGTAGCTTTTTCTTTAACCGCATCACCACCTCAGCACTTTTCCCACCCCGTGCATCTTTACTTGTAACATATTTAAATTCCCTTTTGCATGTTGGGCATGTATGCAAATCCTGTAATTTTAAGCCAGGTGTTTTACATCCCGGGCAAAACCCAAAAAGGTCATCTGCCATTAGTATATGTTCTTGCACATCCTTGATATCAGCTTCCTGCCATATCCTGAGTAAATCCATGGTGTGCTCCTTAAAATTTTTTACTATTGTGCGATAGTTACCGTGAAAAATCAAATGTTTTTTAGTTGCAATAAACTAAATGTATACAGTAATGATTCATGACAATTATTCACTAATTATTCCTAAGTGGAGAAATTTGAACAAAATATCAAATGGTGTACCTGGTGTATATTCTTTATGAAATAATACAACATTTACAGAGCTATCTCTATTGTCCTGTGAAACAATGTGGTATTGATATATTTCTATAATTATTCAAACAGGAGTTAATCATGGATACTATCGCACAAAAAAATGAAAGGATGATGGTGTTATTACTGGTGGTGTTTATTGTCATTTACAAATTTTTTACATTCAGAATGTTTGATATTGGTGGAGATGCCATCAATTATTGGTTTGCTGCAAAGCATATTTATTATAATATTCCATATATTGAACTTGACCATCAGACTGCACGCTTTGGTTTAATTTTACCTATATGGTTCAGTCAATTAATTTTTGGAGCTCATCCGGCTGTTTCACTCATAATACCAAATTTATTTTTTATTATTCATATAATCCTTATATACAAAATTGGCAAATATATAAAAAGCCCTTTTGTGGGTCTGGTAACAGCAATTCTTTATATGGTATGTCCATATATTATTCGGTTTGGTACACAGGTGGTCCCTGAAGCTGTTGGCGGGCCATTAGTTACAGCATCTTTTTATTTGTTGTTAAAATACAAAGATGACAATAAAAAAGAACTCCTGTATCTAACTTTATCAGCTTTTTTATTATTCTGGGCATATTGTGCCCATGAGCTGGATATTTTTCTTATGCCGGGATACTTGCTTGTTATACTGCTGTTTAAAAGAAATATGAAACATGCAATATTCTATAGCGCTGTTTTATTCATTTTATTTCTTTGTGAAACATCAATATTTTATTATTATACCGGTGATATTATGGCTCGGTATCATGCCATCACCGGCCATCATTTTACACTTGAAAAGTTTGTACCAATATCGTTCTGGCAGCTTTTTGAACGGTATACTAAAACACAGTTATGGTGGCGTATCCCTTTTTATCTATATCTTGTTGTGCTATATCCGGTCTGGAAAAGATCAGATATAAAAATAAAATCTGTTGTTATCCTTGGTGTTATTTTCTTTTTATTAATGCTTTTTGCAGTTAAAAGCATTAATCCCATTGTGCCGGCACTGGCATATAAAGAAGTACATCTTCTTTTTGCGTTGCCATTTATGCTATTTGTCATTGCCATAGCTATTGAAAACAGTATACAATGTATAGCGGAAAAGGGTAAAGTTATTAAAACATTTATGCTAAGCGACAGTTACCGGGTAAAAGCCTTTGCATTATTTATTTGTATAATTACTTTTCTGTCGGCGATAGTTACTGCAAGTGGTGTATTGCCTGATAAAGCATCTCCCTACTATAATAATCCGTTAAGAATTAATGAACACAAGTTTTTACGCTTTTTTACGTATTATTCCATATTTAACGATGCGTATGATAAAGGTGTCCCTATAGTATCTGATTATGTGTATTATGTAAAGGATAAGGAAATATATGATAGTGTCCAGAAACTGAGATCCCAGGGTAAAAATCTTACTGAAGCATTGCAACTTACGGGTGTTGATTTACA includes the following:
- a CDS encoding glycosyltransferase family 39 protein, whose protein sequence is MDTIAQKNERMMVLLLVVFIVIYKFFTFRMFDIGGDAINYWFAAKHIYYNIPYIELDHQTARFGLILPIWFSQLIFGAHPAVSLIIPNLFFIIHIILIYKIGKYIKSPFVGLVTAILYMVCPYIIRFGTQVVPEAVGGPLVTASFYLLLKYKDDNKKELLYLTLSAFLLFWAYCAHELDIFLMPGYLLVILLFKRNMKHAIFYSAVLFILFLCETSIFYYYTGDIMARYHAITGHHFTLEKFVPISFWQLFERYTKTQLWWRIPFYLYLVVLYPVWKRSDIKIKSVVILGVIFFLLMLFAVKSINPIVPALAYKEVHLLFALPFMLFVIAIAIENSIQCIAEKGKVIKTFMLSDSYRVKAFALFICIITFLSAIVTASGVLPDKASPYYNNPLRINEHKFLRFFTYYSIFNDAYDKGVPIVSDYVYYVKDKEIYDSVQKLRSQGKNLTEALQLTGVDLQYYTSIRPNMPVKSLNAVRKIFLNVNPLNIPKIRTLQVGDRIMYFIIKRDVTVLEQKKLFVQGSPIVYATGRELKALKETFKANP